In the Streptomyces sp. cg36 genome, one interval contains:
- a CDS encoding CoA pyrophosphatase — protein sequence MTHASDTSNTSETSKRYGTYEGGARVYEGAAGADGRPGGPGGAHARPPAPDARSAPEVRRDGLPDWLDPVVRAADGIEPLQLSRFLPPESGAGRQSAVLILFGDGPAGPELLLMERASQLRSHGGQPSFPGGALDPEDGDPQTTGPLRAALREAEEETGLDPEGVQIFGVLPRLYIPVSGFVVTPVLGWWRAPSAVRAVDAAETARVFTVPVADLTDPANRATAVHPRGHAGPAFLVESALVWGFTAGVIDRLLHYSGWERPWDRTRRVPLDWHA from the coding sequence ATGACGCACGCGAGTGACACCAGCAACACCAGCGAGACCAGCAAAAGGTACGGAACGTACGAAGGCGGCGCCCGGGTCTACGAGGGCGCGGCCGGTGCGGACGGGCGCCCCGGCGGGCCGGGCGGCGCCCACGCCCGCCCGCCCGCCCCCGATGCGCGCAGTGCCCCCGAGGTGCGCCGCGACGGCCTGCCCGACTGGCTGGACCCCGTCGTGCGCGCGGCCGACGGCATCGAGCCGCTCCAGCTCAGCCGCTTCCTGCCGCCGGAGAGCGGGGCCGGGCGCCAGTCCGCCGTGCTGATCCTCTTCGGCGACGGCCCGGCCGGTCCCGAGCTGCTGCTCATGGAGCGCGCCAGCCAGCTGCGCTCGCACGGCGGCCAGCCCTCGTTCCCGGGCGGCGCCCTCGACCCCGAGGACGGCGACCCGCAGACCACGGGCCCGCTGCGGGCCGCCCTGCGCGAGGCCGAGGAGGAGACCGGCCTCGACCCCGAAGGGGTCCAGATCTTCGGCGTGCTGCCCCGGCTCTACATCCCGGTGAGCGGCTTCGTGGTCACCCCGGTCCTCGGCTGGTGGCGCGCGCCGAGCGCGGTGCGCGCGGTGGACGCGGCCGAGACCGCGCGGGTCTTCACCGTCCCCGTGGCGGATCTCACGGACCCGGCCAACCGCGCCACCGCCGTCCACCCGCGCGGCCACGCAGGACCGGCCTTTCTGGTCGAATCCGCCCTCGTCTGGGGCTTCACGGCCGGTGTGATCGACCGGCTGCTGCACTACTCGGGCTGGGAGCGGCCCTGGGATCGCACCAGGCGGGTCCCGCTCGACTGGCACGCGTGA
- the nth gene encoding endonuclease III, which translates to MAKKAAAQKPAAGKAVAGKTAAAKPAAKKAPATASAEKPAATPAAKKSAARKTAPATKKTATGATGTTTAAAPAKKPATKAAAATKAAPVKKAATKAAPAKKPPAKPESHLSMVRRARRINRELAEVYPYAHPELDFRNPFELLVATVLSAQTTDLRVNQTTPALFAAYPTPEDLAAADPEAVEELIRPTGFFRAKTKSIMGLAAALRDDFGGEVPGRLDDLVKLPGVGRKTANVVLGNAFGVPGITVDTHFGRLVRRWKWTDEEDPVKVEAVVAEIFPKSEWTMLSHRVVFHGRRICHSRKPACGACPIAPLCPAYGEGETDPEKARKLLKYEKGGLPGQRLSPPPDYPGLPAAPLGAG; encoded by the coding sequence GTGGCCAAGAAGGCCGCGGCCCAGAAGCCCGCCGCCGGGAAGGCGGTCGCCGGGAAGACGGCCGCGGCGAAGCCCGCAGCCAAGAAGGCGCCCGCGACGGCGTCGGCCGAGAAGCCCGCCGCCACGCCCGCGGCGAAGAAGTCCGCCGCCCGCAAGACGGCTCCGGCCACCAAGAAGACCGCGACCGGAGCCACCGGCACCACCACCGCCGCCGCCCCCGCGAAGAAGCCCGCCACCAAGGCAGCTGCGGCCACCAAGGCGGCCCCCGTGAAAAAGGCCGCCACCAAGGCCGCCCCGGCGAAGAAGCCCCCGGCCAAGCCCGAGTCGCACCTCTCCATGGTCCGCCGGGCCCGCCGGATCAACCGGGAGCTGGCGGAGGTGTATCCGTACGCCCATCCGGAGCTCGACTTCCGCAACCCCTTCGAGCTGCTGGTCGCCACCGTGCTGTCCGCGCAGACGACCGACCTGCGGGTGAACCAGACCACGCCCGCGCTGTTCGCCGCGTACCCGACCCCGGAGGACCTGGCGGCGGCCGACCCGGAGGCCGTCGAGGAACTCATCCGGCCCACCGGGTTCTTCCGCGCCAAGACCAAGTCGATCATGGGTCTGGCCGCCGCCCTCCGGGACGACTTCGGGGGTGAGGTGCCGGGCCGCCTCGACGACCTGGTCAAGCTCCCGGGAGTCGGCCGCAAGACGGCGAACGTGGTGCTCGGCAACGCCTTCGGCGTTCCCGGCATCACCGTCGACACCCACTTCGGCCGTCTGGTCCGCCGCTGGAAGTGGACGGACGAGGAGGACCCGGTCAAGGTCGAGGCCGTCGTCGCCGAGATCTTCCCGAAGAGCGAGTGGACGATGCTCTCGCACCGCGTCGTCTTCCACGGCCGCCGCATCTGCCACTCCCGCAAGCCCGCCTGCGGCGCCTGCCCCATCGCCCCGCTCTGCCCGGCGTACGGGGAGGGCGAGACGGACCCGGAGAAGGCCAGGAAGCTCCTGAAGTACGAGAAGGGCGGCCTGCCGGGCCAGCGGCTCTCCCCGCCCCCGGACTACCCGGGCCTGCCCGCCGCGCCGCTGGGAGCCGGATGA